Proteins from a genomic interval of Rhodococcus rhodochrous:
- a CDS encoding ABC transporter ATP-binding protein — protein MTRNEPLLTVSEVSTRFRTKRGRLRAVENVSLSLEPGETLGLVGESGSGKSVLGQTIMGLVSHGGKTTVTGTVLFEGRDMQKLTRKEQQQVWGKDVAMVFQDPMSALNPFKKIGTHITESLRAHLGLDKAQARERAIEMLRKVRIPEPTRRIDQYPHELSGGMRQRVVIAMALACDPKLVIADEPTTALDVTVQKQILELLDALRTETGMAGILISHDLGVVAGQTDRVAVMYAGRIVETAPTRQLFTSPRHPYTEALLAAVPRIEQDPHTRLESIEGGLPDMTAPPQGCAFASRCKYSRQQCRETVPHLVPSSDTVGAPHPHEVACHFPLDGRPATDLGMPRLETLDDRVLEMEAI, from the coding sequence GTGACCCGCAACGAACCGCTGTTGACGGTGAGCGAGGTATCCACACGGTTCCGTACCAAGCGAGGCCGGCTCAGAGCCGTCGAGAACGTGTCGCTCAGTCTGGAACCGGGTGAGACCCTGGGGTTGGTCGGTGAATCGGGCTCCGGAAAATCCGTTCTGGGCCAGACGATCATGGGGCTCGTCTCGCACGGCGGGAAGACCACCGTGACCGGCACCGTGCTCTTCGAGGGCCGGGACATGCAGAAGCTGACCCGCAAGGAACAGCAGCAGGTGTGGGGCAAGGACGTCGCGATGGTCTTCCAGGACCCGATGTCCGCCCTCAACCCGTTCAAGAAGATCGGCACGCACATCACCGAATCCCTGCGCGCCCACCTGGGCCTGGACAAGGCCCAGGCGCGTGAACGGGCCATCGAGATGCTGCGCAAGGTCCGCATTCCCGAGCCGACCCGGCGCATCGACCAATACCCCCACGAACTGTCCGGTGGTATGCGTCAGCGTGTCGTGATCGCGATGGCCCTGGCCTGCGATCCCAAGTTGGTCATCGCCGACGAACCCACCACCGCACTCGACGTGACGGTCCAGAAACAGATCCTCGAGCTGCTCGATGCACTCCGCACCGAGACCGGTATGGCGGGGATCCTCATCAGCCACGACCTCGGAGTCGTGGCAGGGCAGACCGATCGGGTTGCGGTGATGTACGCGGGCCGGATCGTCGAGACCGCGCCCACGCGGCAGTTGTTCACCTCGCCCCGGCACCCGTACACCGAGGCACTGCTCGCCGCGGTCCCCCGCATCGAGCAGGACCCGCACACCCGGCTCGAATCGATCGAGGGCGGACTGCCCGACATGACCGCCCCGCCCCAGGGCTGCGCGTTCGCGTCGCGGTGCAAGTACAGTCGGCAACAGTGCCGGGAGACGGTCCCCCATCTCGTTCCGTCCTCGGATACCGTCGGAGCCCCCCATCCCCACGAGGTGGCCTGTCATTTTCCTTTGGACGGTCGACCTGCAACCGATCTCGGTATGCCCCGCCTGGAAACACTCGATGATCGCGTGCTGGAAATGGAGGCAATCTGA
- a CDS encoding ABC transporter ATP-binding protein — translation MAGSGVAHLRTNDEPVLSVENLVVEFPAGRHQTVYAVSDISFDLLPGETLGIVGESGCGKSTAGRAVMQLPAPKSGNVRIDGTELSSLSASALRRIRAKMQMIMQDPISSLNPRRKVKHLVTEGPRMWGRQDKEALEKRGRELLWAVGLDPDMVWERLPGELSGGQCQRVCIARAMMLEPKLLICDEPVSSLDVSVQAQILNLLEQTKAEFDLTMIFIAHNMAVVKNISDRVMVMYLGKVCEIAPSRNMEHQARHPYTRLLLASIPDPDIHREETEATPVIEGDLPSPLDPPSGCRFRTRCPLATERCAAEEPLLREVNEGHYVACHHV, via the coding sequence ATGGCAGGTAGTGGAGTCGCGCACCTGCGCACGAACGACGAGCCCGTCCTCTCCGTCGAGAATCTGGTCGTCGAATTCCCGGCCGGCCGTCATCAGACGGTCTACGCGGTCTCGGACATCAGCTTCGATCTCCTGCCGGGGGAAACCCTCGGGATCGTCGGCGAATCCGGGTGCGGGAAGTCGACGGCAGGTCGGGCCGTGATGCAGCTACCGGCTCCGAAGTCCGGCAATGTCCGGATCGACGGGACAGAGTTGTCTTCGCTCAGTGCCTCTGCGCTGCGCCGGATCCGCGCGAAGATGCAGATGATCATGCAGGATCCCATTTCGTCGCTGAATCCGCGCCGCAAGGTCAAACATCTGGTGACCGAGGGGCCTCGCATGTGGGGCCGGCAGGACAAGGAAGCACTCGAGAAGCGTGGTCGGGAGCTGCTCTGGGCGGTCGGTCTCGATCCGGACATGGTGTGGGAGCGACTGCCCGGAGAGTTGTCGGGTGGTCAGTGCCAACGGGTGTGTATCGCGCGAGCGATGATGCTCGAGCCGAAGTTGCTCATCTGCGACGAGCCGGTGTCGAGTCTCGATGTCTCGGTGCAGGCGCAGATCCTCAATCTGCTCGAGCAGACGAAGGCCGAGTTCGACCTGACGATGATCTTCATCGCCCACAACATGGCCGTGGTCAAGAACATCAGCGACCGGGTCATGGTGATGTATCTGGGCAAGGTGTGCGAGATCGCACCCAGCCGGAACATGGAACATCAAGCGCGGCATCCATATACGCGTCTGCTGCTGGCTTCCATTCCGGATCCGGATATCCATCGTGAGGAGACCGAGGCCACGCCGGTGATCGAAGGCGACCTTCCGTCGCCGCTGGATCCGCCGTCCGGCTGCCGCTTCCGCACGCGTTGTCCGCTGGCGACCGAGCGCTGTGCCGCGGAGGAGCCGCTCCTCCGCGAGGTGAACGAGGGGCACTACGTAGCGTGCCATCACGTCTGA
- a CDS encoding IclR family transcriptional regulator codes for MTVLQNTPEDFEIETAPRRGSGHRSVLGRAAVVIDAFDDGRALSLDDLTVRTGLPRSTVYRLAEQLREVGWIERVAAGYRIGLRLFEVGGLAADASRLRAQAGTWLFQAQQQCAQTVHLGILDGDEVVYIDKVGPARSEVPTRIGGRLPAHRTAIGRALLSAQPESAWKRILVDIATIPTRPGAPSLTSILETARRTGIATDFGDSISGLSCVAAPILSSSGVVGAVSITGPATTNRATLQAHARVVKQTAEAIATRLVPAAPKGRGGVRRAGDLHEQTHAKLADYMRAL; via the coding sequence ATGACCGTCCTGCAGAACACCCCCGAAGACTTCGAGATCGAGACCGCTCCACGCCGCGGGAGCGGGCACCGCTCGGTGCTCGGACGCGCGGCGGTGGTGATCGATGCATTCGACGACGGCCGCGCGCTCTCCCTCGACGACCTGACCGTGCGCACCGGCCTGCCGCGCTCCACCGTCTATCGACTCGCCGAGCAACTGCGCGAGGTCGGATGGATCGAGCGAGTAGCCGCCGGATACCGAATCGGGTTGCGCCTCTTCGAGGTCGGCGGTCTGGCCGCCGATGCCTCCCGACTGCGCGCCCAGGCCGGAACCTGGCTCTTCCAGGCACAGCAGCAGTGTGCGCAAACCGTGCATCTGGGCATCCTGGACGGCGACGAGGTCGTCTACATCGACAAGGTGGGCCCCGCTCGGAGCGAGGTTCCGACCCGCATCGGCGGCCGGTTGCCCGCCCACCGCACGGCCATCGGGCGCGCCCTCCTCTCGGCACAGCCGGAAAGCGCCTGGAAGCGAATCCTCGTCGATATCGCGACCATTCCCACCCGCCCCGGTGCGCCGAGCCTGACATCGATCCTGGAGACCGCGCGGCGCACCGGCATCGCAACCGACTTCGGTGATTCCATCAGCGGACTGTCGTGTGTCGCCGCGCCGATCCTCTCCTCGTCGGGCGTCGTCGGTGCCGTGTCGATCACCGGGCCGGCCACCACCAATCGCGCGACACTCCAAGCACATGCACGCGTGGTCAAGCAGACGGCAGAAGCCATCGCCACACGCTTGGTTCCTGCTGCCCCGAAGGGGCGCGGCGGCGTCCGCCGAGCAGGAGATCTGCACGAGCAGACTCATGCGAAGTTGGCCGATTACATGCGTGCGTTGTGA
- a CDS encoding MarR family winged helix-turn-helix transcriptional regulator, translated as MTSVTTREIRAREAAVAGVLDAWVRAARAFAAAGVYPVDTGIPGVRLERPAYTMLRELDQHGPRRLGDLAMASNLGVSHASRLVEGLVRDGLVERTVPADDRRVTILAATPSGKQAARRIEQQFHGLITARLGDFLDQEVLDFAMLFQRFADELVEWSDAMTRGG; from the coding sequence ATGACCTCAGTCACAACCCGCGAGATTCGTGCCCGCGAGGCAGCAGTAGCAGGAGTGCTCGATGCATGGGTGCGCGCCGCTCGCGCCTTCGCGGCTGCCGGCGTGTATCCCGTGGATACGGGGATTCCGGGCGTTCGTCTCGAGCGCCCTGCCTACACCATGCTCCGAGAGCTGGACCAGCACGGACCGCGTCGCCTCGGAGATCTGGCCATGGCCAGCAATCTCGGTGTCTCGCACGCCAGTCGGCTCGTCGAGGGCCTCGTTCGTGACGGGCTGGTCGAACGCACCGTCCCGGCCGACGATCGCCGCGTGACGATTCTGGCGGCCACCCCTTCGGGTAAACAGGCCGCGCGCCGGATCGAACAACAGTTTCACGGCTTGATCACTGCTCGGCTGGGGGACTTCCTCGATCAGGAGGTTCTCGACTTCGCGATGTTGTTCCAGCGCTTCGCCGACGAACTCGTCGAATGGTCCGACGCGATGACGCGAGGTGGATAG
- a CDS encoding flavin reductase family protein, which yields MTAQLETGIQRGFREAMASVATPVSVVTTTWEDEHYGATVSAFSSLSMDPPMVLVSLDHRSTLLTAIRSANRFGVNILSAAQAPTALRFASSRGVGKFDGIGWQADSGLPRLEGSVGWLACDVVDLVEGGDHIIALGRVVSVQTCEGSPLVYHRRVFGTHASLEA from the coding sequence ATGACTGCGCAACTCGAAACCGGAATTCAGCGGGGTTTCCGCGAGGCGATGGCCTCGGTGGCAACACCGGTGTCGGTGGTGACCACCACATGGGAGGACGAGCACTACGGAGCGACCGTGAGTGCGTTCTCGTCGCTCTCGATGGACCCTCCCATGGTCCTGGTCTCCCTCGACCACCGCTCGACCCTGCTCACCGCGATCCGGTCCGCGAACCGGTTCGGTGTCAACATTCTCTCGGCCGCCCAGGCCCCGACCGCTCTGCGGTTCGCATCCAGTCGTGGTGTCGGAAAGTTCGACGGCATCGGCTGGCAGGCGGACTCCGGTCTTCCTCGGCTCGAGGGCTCGGTCGGGTGGCTGGCCTGCGATGTCGTCGATCTGGTGGAAGGTGGCGACCACATCATCGCTCTCGGGCGAGTGGTGTCGGTCCAGACCTGCGAGGGGTCCCCGTTGGTCTATCACCGTCGGGTTTTCGGCACCCATGCGTCGCTGGAAGCATGA
- a CDS encoding DoxX family protein produces MDTELDLAMLVLRIALGGMLIVHGANKIFGSGGLTGTAGWFESLGLRPGRLHAALAAYTEIGAGALLLLGLLTPVASAAFIGLMLVAALTDHRGKGYFVFKGGWEYTLLVGMVAVVPALVGPGRWSLDHAIGFEFFGLGWAGLSVAVGVLAAAGLMAVFYRPRATVS; encoded by the coding sequence GTGGATACGGAACTCGACCTGGCGATGCTGGTGCTGCGGATCGCGCTGGGCGGCATGCTCATCGTGCACGGCGCCAACAAGATCTTCGGTAGCGGAGGGCTGACCGGCACGGCGGGATGGTTCGAATCCCTCGGCCTGCGTCCGGGTCGCCTGCACGCCGCGCTCGCCGCCTACACCGAGATCGGCGCGGGCGCACTGCTTCTGCTCGGGCTCCTCACGCCGGTCGCGTCGGCCGCATTCATCGGCCTGATGCTGGTCGCGGCACTCACCGACCATCGTGGCAAGGGTTATTTCGTCTTCAAGGGCGGCTGGGAGTACACCCTGCTGGTGGGCATGGTGGCCGTCGTGCCGGCGCTCGTCGGTCCGGGTCGCTGGTCGCTCGATCACGCGATCGGATTCGAGTTCTTCGGACTCGGCTGGGCCGGTCTCTCGGTTGCGGTGGGGGTGCTCGCGGCAGCGGGACTGATGGCCGTGTTCTACAGGCCGCGGGCCACGGTGTCCTGA
- a CDS encoding FadR/GntR family transcriptional regulator, whose protein sequence is MKHATGVEGERVQRGNRTLLKPLPPRMRPLKLAEVLAREIVEAMIEDGVEPGDVLPSEVTMMANYGVARTTLREALRLLEAQGLVVVKQGRGGGPVMAAVDASDLGRTSALYYRLAGATYRELAESKVALEPWLADLAARRSDPEQARNQLFATFGEGETEIDDAVRPRGIWRATPQFHETVYALSGNLVLSTSASAMSAIFREQVLAAIDLSPKHDDFFDAHRQIAAAIIEGRPEDAHRLSHEHQQDINDYCEERIPELLDRVIEWR, encoded by the coding sequence ATGAAACACGCGACCGGAGTCGAAGGTGAGCGCGTGCAGCGGGGCAACCGGACGTTGCTCAAGCCGCTGCCGCCTCGCATGCGTCCGCTCAAACTCGCCGAGGTGCTCGCCCGCGAGATCGTCGAGGCGATGATCGAGGACGGCGTCGAGCCGGGAGATGTGCTGCCCTCCGAGGTCACGATGATGGCGAACTACGGCGTCGCCCGGACCACCCTGCGCGAAGCGCTGAGGCTGCTCGAGGCGCAGGGACTCGTGGTCGTGAAGCAGGGCCGGGGCGGCGGGCCGGTGATGGCCGCGGTGGACGCCTCGGACCTGGGCCGCACGTCGGCACTGTATTACCGGCTTGCCGGGGCGACCTACCGCGAACTCGCCGAGTCGAAGGTCGCCCTGGAACCGTGGCTCGCCGACCTCGCCGCCCGACGCTCCGATCCCGAGCAGGCGCGAAACCAGCTCTTCGCCACCTTCGGTGAGGGTGAGACCGAGATCGACGACGCCGTTCGGCCCCGCGGAATCTGGCGCGCCACACCTCAGTTCCACGAGACGGTCTACGCGCTGAGCGGCAACCTCGTGCTCAGCACGTCGGCAAGTGCCATGTCGGCGATCTTCCGGGAACAGGTGCTCGCGGCGATCGACCTGTCTCCGAAACACGACGACTTCTTCGATGCGCACCGTCAGATCGCGGCGGCGATCATCGAGGGCCGTCCCGAGGACGCTCATCGGTTGTCGCACGAGCACCAACAGGACATCAACGACTACTGCGAGGAGCGGATCCCCGAACTCCTCGACCGGGTCATCGAATGGCGCTGA
- a CDS encoding acyl-CoA dehydrogenase family protein, with protein sequence MAWDFSTDPDFEEKLAWMREFVDKEILPLETLGERFRGREGRADYLRLIQPLKQQVKDQGLFAAHLPPSLGGAGFGQVKLGLMHEILGRSHLAPHIFGNNAPDSGNTELLALGATEQQRKDYLEPLLAGELTSCYSMTEPGAGADPKLMAATAHLDGDEWVINGHKWFITNAALADFHIVMVRTEFGEDIRPHKAFSMILVPAGTAGVDVVRNIPTMAEPDVRDDDYGGHAEVIYRDVRVPRENLIGERGGGFALAQGRLGPGRIHHAMRWLGQSQRAFDMLCERAVSRTAHGSLLSDKQMIQDWVAESYAAMQAARLLTLQAAWRMDRLHDEGRPYSDARLDIGLIKFWGGRVLYDVLDRAIQIHGALGYSSDLPLEYMYRRARAARLYDGPDEVHKVTVARLLMREYEPREVPSEHVPTRRADAEKNFTDLLEQVALNA encoded by the coding sequence ATGGCCTGGGATTTCTCGACCGATCCGGATTTCGAAGAGAAGCTCGCTTGGATGCGAGAGTTCGTCGACAAGGAAATCCTTCCCCTCGAGACGCTCGGTGAGCGTTTCCGCGGCCGCGAAGGGCGAGCCGACTACCTCCGCCTGATCCAGCCGCTCAAGCAGCAGGTCAAGGATCAGGGCCTGTTCGCCGCCCACCTGCCGCCGTCGCTGGGCGGTGCCGGCTTCGGCCAGGTCAAACTCGGCCTCATGCACGAGATCCTCGGCCGGTCCCACCTCGCTCCGCACATCTTCGGCAACAACGCCCCCGACTCCGGAAACACGGAACTGCTGGCCCTCGGAGCCACCGAACAGCAGCGCAAGGACTACCTCGAGCCCCTGCTGGCCGGCGAGCTGACCTCCTGCTACTCGATGACCGAACCCGGAGCCGGCGCCGACCCCAAACTGATGGCGGCCACCGCCCACCTCGACGGCGACGAGTGGGTGATCAACGGCCACAAGTGGTTCATCACCAATGCGGCGCTGGCGGACTTCCACATCGTGATGGTCCGGACCGAGTTCGGCGAGGACATCCGTCCGCACAAGGCATTCTCGATGATCCTGGTGCCCGCGGGCACGGCAGGCGTGGACGTCGTCCGCAACATCCCGACCATGGCCGAGCCGGACGTCCGCGACGACGACTACGGCGGACACGCCGAGGTGATCTACCGCGACGTCCGAGTCCCCCGCGAAAACCTGATCGGTGAACGCGGTGGCGGATTCGCCCTGGCCCAGGGCCGCCTCGGACCCGGCCGGATCCACCACGCGATGCGTTGGCTGGGCCAGAGCCAGCGGGCCTTCGACATGCTGTGCGAGCGTGCGGTGAGCCGCACGGCCCACGGCTCGCTGCTCAGCGACAAGCAGATGATCCAGGACTGGGTCGCAGAATCGTATGCGGCGATGCAGGCGGCGCGTCTGCTCACCCTGCAGGCGGCCTGGCGGATGGATCGCCTCCACGACGAGGGCCGGCCCTACAGCGATGCCCGCCTCGACATCGGATTGATCAAGTTCTGGGGCGGCCGGGTGCTCTACGACGTCCTCGACCGGGCGATCCAGATCCACGGCGCTCTGGGCTACTCGTCCGACCTGCCCCTCGAATACATGTACCGCCGCGCCCGCGCAGCCCGCCTGTACGACGGCCCGGACGAGGTGCACAAGGTCACCGTGGCCCGGCTGCTGATGCGCGAGTACGAGCCGCGCGAGGTTCCCAGCGAGCACGTGCCCACCCGCCGTGCCGACGCCGAGAAGAATTTCACGGACCTCCTGGAACAGGTCGCGCTCAACGCGTGA
- a CDS encoding class I adenylate-forming enzyme family protein → MNLTTILDMANASHPDRNALGSWYGGTTYLELGEKAAHGSRVLTDLDAGTVVFLGINGPILPVLTFSAAWAGIPIAPLNYRLPGDQLLALVGRLERPVVVADNDYLPTFAGSSITAMSVDEFESRLAATEPSAAPAEVDEDAVAVVLFTSGTTSAPKGVLLKHSNLVSYVLQTVDLGSAEATDAALVSTPPYHIAGMGTILTNVYAGRRMVYLADFSPAGWLDLVRTERITSAMVVPTMLARIVEHLDGAPADTPDLRSVAYGGARMPLPVLERALTAFPDTGFVNAYGLTETSSTIALLGPDDHRAAMADDDPSARARLTSVGRPVPGIEVLIRDENGNATAPGDTGLLWVRGAQVSGHYLEQGSVLDDEGWFPTNDRARLDEAGYLFIEGRADDTIIRGGENIAPAEVEDAVLTHPEVSEVAVVGLPDDEWGERIVAAVIRTPGSDLGADEVRSWARKQVRGSRTPDDVVFVDDLPRTPTGKVVRRQLIAELTEMSTATAGAL, encoded by the coding sequence ATGAATCTGACGACGATCCTGGACATGGCCAACGCCAGCCATCCCGACCGCAACGCCCTCGGCTCGTGGTACGGCGGTACCACCTACCTCGAACTGGGCGAGAAAGCCGCGCACGGCAGCCGCGTGCTCACCGACCTCGATGCAGGCACCGTGGTCTTCCTCGGGATCAACGGGCCGATCCTGCCTGTCCTGACCTTCTCCGCCGCCTGGGCGGGAATACCGATCGCCCCCCTCAACTACCGACTCCCCGGCGACCAGCTCCTCGCCCTCGTCGGACGACTCGAACGCCCCGTGGTCGTCGCCGACAACGACTATCTGCCCACCTTCGCCGGGAGTAGCATCACCGCGATGTCCGTCGACGAGTTCGAATCCCGGCTCGCCGCCACCGAACCTTCGGCCGCCCCCGCGGAAGTCGACGAGGATGCCGTCGCTGTCGTCCTCTTCACCAGCGGAACCACCTCGGCCCCCAAGGGCGTGCTGCTCAAGCACTCCAACCTGGTCTCCTACGTGCTGCAGACCGTCGATCTCGGCAGCGCCGAGGCGACCGACGCCGCCCTCGTGAGCACTCCCCCGTACCACATCGCCGGTATGGGAACGATCCTCACGAACGTCTATGCGGGCCGGCGCATGGTCTACCTGGCCGACTTCTCCCCCGCCGGATGGCTCGACCTGGTCCGCACCGAACGGATCACCAGCGCCATGGTCGTCCCGACCATGCTCGCGCGTATCGTCGAACACCTCGACGGAGCCCCCGCCGACACCCCCGACCTTCGTTCCGTCGCCTACGGCGGGGCCCGGATGCCGCTGCCCGTCCTCGAGCGCGCGCTGACCGCCTTCCCCGACACCGGTTTCGTCAACGCCTACGGCCTGACCGAAACCAGTTCGACGATCGCGCTTCTCGGACCCGACGATCACCGCGCCGCGATGGCCGACGACGACCCGTCCGCCCGGGCACGGCTGACCTCGGTCGGACGTCCCGTGCCCGGAATCGAAGTCCTGATCCGGGACGAGAACGGAAACGCCACCGCCCCCGGCGACACCGGTCTGCTCTGGGTCCGCGGTGCCCAGGTGTCCGGTCACTACCTGGAACAGGGCTCCGTGCTCGACGACGAAGGCTGGTTCCCCACCAACGACCGGGCTCGCCTCGACGAGGCCGGGTACCTGTTCATCGAAGGACGAGCCGACGACACGATCATCCGCGGGGGCGAGAACATCGCACCCGCAGAAGTCGAGGATGCCGTCCTCACGCACCCGGAGGTCTCCGAGGTCGCCGTGGTGGGCCTGCCCGACGACGAGTGGGGCGAACGCATCGTCGCCGCGGTGATCCGCACCCCCGGCAGCGACCTCGGTGCCGACGAGGTGCGCAGCTGGGCACGCAAGCAGGTGCGCGGATCCCGCACCCCGGATGACGTCGTCTTCGTCGACGACCTGCCGCGGACCCCGACCGGCAAGGTCGTCCGGCGACAGTTGATCGCCGAACTGACCGAGATGTCCACCGCCACGGCAGGAGCACTGTGA
- a CDS encoding CaiB/BaiF CoA transferase family protein, with amino-acid sequence MSGPLSGVRVVELAGLGPAPFAAMMLADLGAEVVRVDRPGRQPHRPHTDVLNRNRSHIVLDLKKPEGVTALLDLVDRADVLLEGYRPGVAERLGFGPDVCLDRNPRLIFGRMTGWGQSGPLAHTAGHDIDYIARTGALHAVGRADGPPQIPLNSIGDFGGGGMLLAYGVVTALFERTNSGLGQVVDAAIVDGVAALMAMQYGFIADDYWRDERGVNTLDSGAPYYDVYETSDGRWFAVGAVEAQFYAQLLDALELTGLPDRTDRANWPVIREAFAKRFAERTRDEWTKVFESVDACGAPVLSLLEAPHDPHNIAREVYLDIDGVVQGAPAPRFSRTRPSAVRPAGSPGRDTRAVLEAWGVTDPEKLIASGAAVDDSA; translated from the coding sequence ATGTCCGGTCCGCTCAGCGGCGTGCGGGTCGTCGAACTCGCCGGTCTCGGACCCGCCCCGTTCGCAGCGATGATGCTCGCCGATCTCGGGGCCGAGGTCGTCCGCGTGGACCGGCCCGGCCGGCAACCGCACCGCCCGCACACCGACGTGCTCAACCGCAACCGCAGCCACATCGTGCTGGACCTGAAGAAACCGGAGGGCGTGACCGCCCTGCTCGACCTCGTCGACCGGGCCGATGTCCTGCTCGAAGGCTACCGGCCGGGAGTGGCCGAACGACTGGGCTTCGGGCCGGACGTCTGCCTCGACCGCAACCCCCGGCTGATCTTCGGCCGGATGACCGGATGGGGACAGAGCGGACCGCTGGCCCACACCGCCGGACACGACATCGACTACATCGCACGCACCGGGGCACTGCACGCCGTCGGCCGAGCAGATGGACCACCACAGATCCCGCTCAACAGCATCGGCGACTTCGGCGGCGGCGGAATGCTGCTGGCGTACGGCGTCGTCACCGCCCTGTTCGAGCGAACGAACTCCGGCCTCGGACAGGTGGTCGACGCCGCGATCGTCGACGGAGTCGCAGCGCTGATGGCGATGCAGTACGGCTTCATCGCCGACGACTACTGGCGCGACGAGCGAGGCGTGAACACTCTCGACTCCGGTGCTCCCTACTACGACGTCTACGAAACCTCCGACGGACGCTGGTTCGCGGTCGGCGCCGTCGAAGCCCAGTTCTACGCGCAGCTTCTCGACGCTCTCGAACTCACCGGGCTACCCGACCGCACCGACCGTGCGAACTGGCCGGTAATCCGCGAAGCCTTCGCGAAGCGCTTCGCCGAACGCACCCGCGACGAATGGACGAAGGTCTTCGAGAGCGTCGACGCATGCGGTGCACCGGTGTTGTCCCTGCTCGAAGCACCCCACGACCCGCACAACATCGCACGGGAGGTGTACCTGGACATCGACGGCGTCGTGCAAGGTGCACCGGCACCGCGGTTCTCCCGTACCCGCCCGTCCGCGGTCCGTCCGGCGGGCTCACCGGGGCGGGACACCCGGGCAGTCCTCGAAGCCTGGGGCGTAACGGATCCGGAGAAACTGATCGCGTCCGGAGCGGCGGTCGACGACTCGGCGTGA
- a CDS encoding ABC transporter ATP-binding protein, producing the protein MDTTTSADSAVVEIRTLRKSFQRRDGATITPVDDISLEVRAGEFVVLLGPSGCGKTTLLRCVAGLEQPDSGEIEIGGKTVFSSARGILTPPERRSVSVVFQSYALWPHLTVFKNVAYPLRRRRLGTAAVAERVAQMLELVGVGHLAQQYPGQLSGGQQQRVALARALVAGNDLVLFDEPLSNVDAKVRDQLRGDLLEMQQELGFAALYVTHDQTEAMELGHRIATLRDGVVEQLAPPREVYLRPANRYVANFVGRTNEFDGPVTQVSGETIEFKSAIGPMVGMSSREFPVGAHVLGVVRPEAIRITDTAPAAGTNVHSGTVRSVVFGGAQVRIQIDLDGASIEVWRPSDTPAPELGSTVWIDFDAGNCWLMDGTELSPAVGQDDR; encoded by the coding sequence ATGGACACGACAACGTCCGCAGATTCGGCCGTGGTGGAGATACGCACTCTCCGAAAGAGTTTCCAGCGCAGGGACGGTGCCACGATCACGCCGGTCGACGACATCTCACTCGAGGTTCGTGCCGGTGAGTTCGTGGTGCTGCTCGGCCCGAGCGGGTGCGGCAAGACCACCCTGTTGCGCTGCGTCGCGGGGCTCGAACAACCCGACAGCGGCGAGATCGAGATCGGCGGAAAAACGGTATTCTCCTCCGCCCGCGGCATTCTCACCCCGCCCGAGCGGCGCTCGGTCAGCGTCGTCTTCCAGAGCTACGCGCTGTGGCCCCACCTGACGGTGTTCAAGAACGTCGCCTATCCCCTGCGTCGGCGTCGTCTCGGCACCGCCGCCGTCGCCGAGCGCGTCGCGCAGATGCTCGAACTGGTCGGCGTCGGACATCTGGCGCAGCAGTATCCGGGTCAGCTCAGCGGCGGTCAGCAACAGCGGGTCGCACTGGCCCGGGCGCTGGTGGCCGGCAACGACCTCGTCCTCTTCGACGAACCCCTGTCGAACGTCGATGCCAAGGTGCGCGACCAGCTTCGCGGCGACCTGCTGGAGATGCAGCAGGAACTCGGCTTCGCCGCCCTGTACGTCACCCACGATCAGACCGAGGCGATGGAACTCGGGCATCGCATCGCCACGCTCCGGGACGGCGTGGTCGAGCAGCTCGCGCCACCGCGCGAGGTCTACCTGCGACCGGCCAACCGTTACGTCGCCAACTTCGTCGGCCGGACCAACGAGTTCGACGGGCCCGTCACGCAGGTCTCCGGCGAGACCATCGAGTTCAAGTCCGCGATCGGACCGATGGTCGGCATGTCGAGCCGCGAATTCCCCGTCGGCGCACACGTGCTCGGGGTCGTTCGGCCCGAGGCGATCCGGATCACGGACACCGCCCCGGCCGCCGGGACCAACGTCCATTCCGGCACTGTGCGTTCAGTCGTCTTCGGGGGCGCTCAGGTGCGGATCCAGATCGACCTGGACGGCGCCTCGATCGAGGTGTGGCGTCCGAGTGACACCCCCGCCCCCGAACTCGGTTCCACCGTGTGGATCGACTTCGACGCCGGAAATTGCTGGCTCATGGACGGCACCGAACTGAGTCCGGCTGTCGGACAGGACGACCGGTGA